In Anopheles gambiae chromosome 2, idAnoGambNW_F1_1, whole genome shotgun sequence, a single window of DNA contains:
- the LOC1276746 gene encoding uncharacterized protein LOC1276746: protein MEWNWTFLFRSFLLLTLHLLPQSVADDCIDMDLHSMEVARCCRYEPISTEEVAEKCYQELAPNIPPNSSDFPVCFIDCSYRQMGYITNEANEIDQSKYGQFLAGFDTAYKIAVERAVAACATVQEDIRRDVANVPSKCNAFALLFHVCVTQITLKHCPDDRWTASEICGKSIKVASCCQLEAFLTLPTYGNCLQTIAEKYPDALWQGTVCAFDCTYREMGILTGVDDINVEQISTNQAGYDQAYQEAIAKAVTACMAQKDKIREEADVVQSECSMFAVKFHACVSLETMRNCPAERWDSSVLCEKVRSGVTVCPL from the exons ATGGAGTGGAATTGGACCTTTCTTTTCCGTAGCTTCCTGTTATTGACTCTTCACTTGCTTCCACAATCAGTGGCGGACGACTGCATCGACATGGACCTGCAT TCAATGGAAGTCGCCCGCTGCTGCCGATACGAACCCATCAGCACGGAGGAGGTGGCCGAAAAGTGCTACCAAGAGTTGGCTCCGAATATCCCTCCCAACTCATCCGATTTCCCTGTG TGCTTCATCGATTGTTCCTACCGCCAGATGGGCTACATAACGAACGAAGCGAACGAAATCGATCAGTCAAAGTATGGTCAATTTCTAGCGGGATTCGATACCGCTTACAAGATTGCTGTGGAAAGGGCGGTGGCTGCATGTGCCACGGTACAGGAGGACATTCGGCGTGATGTGGCGAACGTGCCCTCGAAGTGTAATGCATTTGCGCTGCTGTTCCACGTGTGCGTTACGCAGATAACGCTGAAGCACTGTCCCGACGATCGGTGGACGGCGAGCGAAATCTGTGGCAAG TCCATTAAGGTAGCCTCCTGCTGCCAGCTGGAAGCGTTCTTAACTCTACCGACGTACGGGAATTGTTTGCAAACTATTGCCGAAAAGTATCCCGATGCTCTATGGCAGGGAACGGTG TGTGCCTTCGATTGTACGTATCGGGAGATGGGTATACTGACGGGTGTGGATGACATTAACGTGGAACAGATCAGCACCAACCAAGCGGGGTACGATCAGGCGTACCAAGAGGCGATTGCCAAAGCGGTCACTGCCTGCATGGCACAGAAGGATAAGATACGCGAGGAGGCTGATGTGGTCCAGTCGGAGTGTAGTATGTTTGCGGTCAAGTTTCACGCCTGTGTTTCACTGGAAACGATGAGGAACTGTCCCGCCGAACGGTGGGACTCGAGTGTGTTGTGCGAAAAGGTGCGGAGTGGGGTGACCGTGTGTCCACTGTGA
- the LOC1276745 gene encoding palmitoleoyl-protein carboxylesterase NOTUM: MAFYGCRRSSSTGHGTPLMTTVTVLVLIVALTLPTVRCRSVNVNQPPNHPPHSRHHRSNISIESNSIQRLDAAGAGNRPATHGNGAAYGGQSGQSPPLLKRVFLSNRTVTCNDGSQAGFYLRKSPGSRRWVVFFEGGWHCYDHKSCRARWLKQRHLMTSVQWPETRDVGGLLSALPSENPYWYNANHVFVPYCSSDSWSGTKVRPDTRDGLRFMGSLIVRQVMSDLVPLGLGHSQGADLLMAGSSAGGLGVMLNLDKVRTFLQNERGLKVSVRGVSDSGWFLDREPYTPGAVAASEAVRQGWRMWDGALPEACVAEHSKEPWRCYFGHRLYNTLKSPLFVFQWLFDEAQMRADSVGAPVTPQQWDYIHDMGGALRESLNNVSAVFAPSCIGHSVLTKRDWMKIRIDDITLADALRCWEQSNADERQSQWRSINRSPQKLHRKHNGARRKNKLQQQQQQQQQQQKQNAPVDVEPASERPPRPKLTKEERERRRQERRKRQNQRLKQTNGKPDGPKVPKLERMPKNNSTTTTTAATSKPNGSNQPKRNRHREEVATATNEPAAHKLRNQNKKRLNGHRNRNRKARGGGGGGGGGGGGRNRAPQAVVDIAEPKKCALRLLERCSWPQCNHSCPTLTNPLTGEEMKFLELLASFGLDMDAVATALGVDMQTLNNMDHAELVNLLTQQVT; encoded by the exons ATGGCATTTTACGGCTGTCGAAGGAGCAGCTCCACGGGCCACGGGACGCCACTGATGACGACG GTGACAGTACTGGTACTCATCGTGGCACTCACACTACCCACCGTCCGGTGTCGATCGGTGAACGTGAACCAACCGCCGAACCATCCGCCCCACAGCCGGCACCACCGGTCCAACATCTCGATCGAGAGCAACTCGATACAGCGGCTCGATGCGGCGGGCGCTGGCAACCGACCGGCAACGCACGGCAATGGAGCCGCGTACGGCGGTCAGTCGGGCCAGTCGCCGCCACTGCTGAAGCGCGTCTTTCTATCGAACCGCACCGTCACCTGTAACGATGGTTCGCAGGCCGGGTTCTATCTGCGCAAATCGCCCGGCTCCCGCCGGTGGGTGGTGTTTTTCGAGGGCGGCTGGCATTGCTACGATCACAAATCGTGCCGGGCGCGGTGGTTAAAGCAGCGCCATCTAATGACATCCGTGCAGTGGCCAGAGACGCGTGACG TCGGTGGTCTACTGTCCGCCCTGCCCTCGGAGAACCCGTACTGGTACAACGCGAACCACGTGTTCGTGCCGTACTGCAGCAGCGACTCGTGGAGCGGCACCAAGGTGCGGCCGGACACGCGGGACGGCCTCCGCTTCATGGGTTCGCTGATCGTGCGCCAGGTCATGTCCGATCTGGTCCCGCTCGGGCTGGGCCATTCGCAGGGGGCCGACCTGCTGATGGCCGGCTCTTCCGCCGGTGGGCTGGGCGTCATGCTTAATCTCGACAAAGTGCGAACGTTTCTGCAGAACGAACGAG GTCTGAAGGTGAGCGTGCGTGGTGTTAGCGACTCCGGATGGTTCCTGGACCGGGAACCGTACACACCCGGCGCGGTGGCCGCCTCGGAAGCCGTCCGGCAGGGCTGGCGTATGTGGGACGGTGCGCTGCCCGAGGCGTGCGTTGCCGAACACTCGAAAGAGCCGTGGCGCTGCTACTTTGGCCACCGGCTGTACAACACACTGAAat CTCCCCTGTTCGTGTTTCAGTGGCTGTTTGATGAGGCGCAGATGCGGGCGGACAGTGTCGGTGCGCCGGTGACGCCCCAGCAGTGGGACTACATCCACGATATGGGCGGTGCATTGCGCGAATCGCTCAACAACGTGTCGGCCGTGTTTGCGCCGTCCTGCATTGGCCACTCGGTGCTGACCAAGCGCGACTGGATGAAGATCCGGATCGACGACATCACGCTGGCCGACGCGCTGCGCTGCTGGGAGCAGTCGAACGCCGACGAGCGCCAGTCCCAGTGGCGCTCGATCAACCGTAGCCCGCAGAAGCTGCACCGCAAGCACAACGGTGCGCGCAGGAAGAACaagctacagcagcaacaacagcagcaacagcaacaacagaaacaaaacgcTCCGGTTGATGTGGAGCCGGCGTCGGAGCGGCCGCCCCGTCCGAAGCTTACCAAAGAGGAGCGCGAACGCAGGCGCCAGGAGCGACGGAAGCGTCAGAACCAGCGCCTGAAGCAGACCAACGGCAAGCCCGACGGCCCGAAAGTTCCTAAGCTAGAACGAATGCCAAAAAATAATAgtactaccactaccactgctGCTACCAGCAAACCGAACGGCAGCAATCAACCGAAGCGCAACCGGCACCGGGAGGAGGTCGCAACCGCCACGAACGAACCGGCCGCGCACAAGCTGCGCAACCAGAACAAGAAGCGCCTGAACGGACACCGCAACCGGAATCGTAAGGCACGGggaggaggcggcggcggcggcggcggcggtggggGCCGTAACCGAGCGCCCCAGGCGGTGGTGGACATTGCGGAACCAAAGAAGTGCGCGTTGCGGTTGCTGGAGCGGTGCAGCTGGCCCCAGTGCAACCATTCCTGCCCGACGCTCACCAATCCGCTGACCGGCGAGGAGATGAAGTTCCTCGAGCTGCTCGCCTCGTTCGGGCTCGATATGGATGCGGTCGCGACGGCACTGGGCGTTGACATGCAGACGCTCAATAACATGGACCACGCGGAGCTGGTGAATCTGCTGACGCAGCAGGTGACGTAG
- the LOC3290101 gene encoding uncharacterized protein LOC3290101: protein MRSSSVWLIVVCAVTVASANSEELLRGKENCLRHDDFPSPNECCSKPQWINRYAVRRCRYIHAEVDGSRYERGSCEARCGLFKINMTMTDRIQRVRVYRPRLQTRGIDQGWINVVLKALSYCKPKVTQLQGRHVRTDEEMEQCEIAEDIFGDCVQAQMFMHCPRATWIESRSCQTMRELLATGCPYKTLGEVVVLNDEGYVRDDRILEEEYDRPYRGRGRTESPRYDYDDNDGYSRGGQYDQRGGNYPRGTERNRNGNGYGAGDDGGYVV, encoded by the exons ATGCGGTCGAGCAGTGTTTGGTTGATTGTGGTTTGCGCCGTAACCGTTGCATCTGCCAACAGTGAAGAACTGCTGCGGGGGAAAGAAAACTGTCTGCGGCACGATGATTTTCCCAGCCCGAACGAGTGCTGCTCGAAGCCCCAGTGGATCAACCGGTACGCAGTGCGGCGTTGTCGGTACATCCATGCCGAGGTCGATGGGAGCCGGTACGAGCGAGGATCG TGTGAGGCAAGGTGTGGCCTGTTCAAGATCAACATGACGATGACGGATCGCATTCAACGGGTGCGTGTGTACCGGCCGCGGCTGCAAACACGCGGCATCGACCAGGGCTGGATCAACGTTGTGCTGAAGGCACTGAGCTACTGCAAGCCGAAGGTAACGCAGCTGCAGGGCCGGCACGTTCGAACCGACGAGGAGATGGAGCAGTGCGAGATCGCTGAGGACATCTTCGGCGACTGTGTGCAGGCGCAAATGTTTATG CACTGTCCCCGGGCGACGTGGATTGAGTCGCGATCGTGTCAGACGATGCGCGAGCTGCTAGCGACGGGCTGCCCGTACAAAACGCTCGGCGAGGTGGTGGTGCTGAACGACGAAGGTTACGTGCGGGACGATCGGATACTGGAGGAGGAGTACGATCGGCCGTACCGGGGCAGGGGGAGAACGGAAAGTCCTCGCTACGATTACGACGATAACGATGGGTACAGTAGGGGAGGGCAGTATGATCAGCGGGGAGGCAACTATCCGAGAGGGACGGAACGTAACCGGAATGGAAACGGGTACGGCGCGGGTGATGATGGAGGTTATGTGGTGTAG